The region CATACTCAAAAATTCGTAATGATACCTTCCGCACTCTCACAACTGATCCTCTCTTCCGACGGCGTGTGAGCGAGGCGAGCCTGATCCGCCTACTCAACGCCATTGCCTGGAAACTCCATGATGCCCGCGCAGAACGCACTCGGGAGCCCAGCATATGCAGCAGTTCCCGCCAGTCTCTTGACCAACCCAACAGTCGGCCGGGAACGGGCTATGGGAGCGGCTATGAttccaacccaacctcgCCCATGTCGAAACATCGAGCCCGTGCTCTGACGCTTACAACGGAGGGTTCTGAGGCAAGCATGCCTCTTGATCCAGGAACTTACGTCCAGGGAATGAATGTTCTGGCAGCACCCTTCTTGTACGCCGCTCGCAGTGAGGCCGAGGCTTTCATTGCTTTTCACCAGCTTCTGACCAAGGAGTTGCCCGGCTACATTCGTGGTGCTATGGATGGTGTGCATAAAGGGCTGGCATTGGTCGACAAAGTGCTCTCCATTGTAGACCCCAAGCTCAGCCTGTATTTGCTCTCGAAAAACCTGACGGCTGAAATATACGCCTTTCCCTCTGTTTTGACTCTCTGCGCCTGCACCCCACCGCTCCCCGAAGTCCTTCGTCTCTGGGACTTTCTTTTTGCATATGGCCCTCACCTCAACATCCTTTGTATCGTTGCACAGTTGGTAATGATCCGAACCAAAATTATGGAATCTCCAAGGTATGAGAGTTCTACCACCGTGTTTACCGCATGCATTCAACGCTAACCGAACCAACCAGCCCAAATAAGCTTTTGAGGTCCTTCCCAGCTCTTCAAGCTGACCAGATCAAACGTACAaccctcgccatcatcaagatgATTCCCGATGATGTCTACTCCGATATCATTGCCCATGCCCGATAATTTGTGTCGAGGAGGGTTGTTGAGTCATTGGTTCTGAACAGGCCGATGGTTTCAAAATCACCGCTTTCAGCACACGTTGCATTGGAGACAGATTCAGGCACAGGTCGCCAGAAGCTCGTCAACAAGTATGCTGTCAGACCATAGCTTGAAGTCCTCAGCCATGCTGAGTGAGCGCTGGACCGCCTTTCACAACGATGCCAAGACGGGCCTTCCCAAGTCGACGGCTTGAGTGTCATGCAACAATTTAGCCGCATGAACATTCATGGGGACTCTGTTCAAGTCGCTGGCCGATGGGAAGCaagaggggaggatgagaatgACGTGACTAAGAAAACCGACAACACAGTGGCTGACAAGGAGTGCGCCGACCAACGACGCCCCGATGTTACAAGCCTAGTGTCTATAAGCCACACCTACAAAGCTCGCCCGGAAGGGAAGGGATATGCGGCTACATGGGCGGCATTGTACTAATTCACCATACCTTGGGGCCCTCGGCAACGGCGCTGCGAGGCATGACGGACTACAACATTATGTACTGCACACACCACGCTACCCACACCACGCTACCCACTACAGACAACTGGTGGAGATAAGGCGAGTAACCGGCAAGGTTGGAATAACATGTGAGAAGTATACATTAGAAGCGGTATGTACGAGCAGATCTTTTTGGacagacaaaacaaaacctATTTTTGGGGACACGAAAAGGGATGTTGGAGGAATATATAGAGATCGAGAGGGGAGATGAATGTTTTGATTTGGCAGAACTTTGGTTTTTATAGGAACATTGGCCGTATATTCATAGAAggtttgggggagagggggggagggggtggagggatgGCCAGCAAGGAGTGCCTTAGTGTTGTTATTATATACATTGCTAGAGTACGAAGAAGGAACAGCAGTCAGTATATGCTGTATTATTATCTACGCATTTTACTTGAAGCTTGGTGCCAGAGCTCGACGTGTGTGTATTTGCTGTCGTGAACCAAGATCCGCTGTTTATGGAACACAGCCACAAGCACTACATGTGTTGTAGTCAGTCTGTACCCTTCTCTCTCTGTTACCATCGCCTCTCTTGCATTTGCTTGCCGACGTCCCCGGACATGACTGCCACGACAGCTTGCCTTGCACACCTCGTGGCACACGATCTAAAGAGGGTTTAGAAGTTGTCCACGAGGTTGTCTGTACACACAACCACgaccacaaccccaacagaTGTTATCCTCTTTGTTTTGTGTGGCACGCACTGGAGTGACCACGATGACTTTAGATGGGTTCTACGAGCACACACAACAAAACTCAAAACGTTCCACAAAACTCTGATATCATAAACACATAACTCTGATATCGTGGTGTTTATGTACTTTATCTATTTCCATAAGACCGTCCATTTTTCTCAGTCCATTAACTACCTAGCTACTACCTTCTTTTCCCCAAACCAACACGCTTTTTTGTGTACAAAAGCTCTTATCTATCTATGCACATGCCATGCCATGTTATGTACTCGTGTATATACGTACGTactttcttctccccctcacTTCATGCAGTATACTTCACCAGGTCATGTCCGCCTTCCGCCCCTTTTTGATACCTAGCCTGTCCTcatccctcatcacccccttccttccttccttccttccttccttccttccccccaaAGAGCTCTCCCCATTACCCATCATCTGCTGTCTTGAAAACCAAAATTTGCCTTTTTAACGCCCAAGTCCCAAATGCAAATATGCAATACCAAAAATAgataaaaataacctttcCCACTAACCAACTTACCCCAGATGGAACCACCCAAAAAAAAGCTTAAATCCAATATCGTcggacaccaccaccgccgccgagtaaaaagaaaaacagtCGGATAGTTCCTcaaacaccacacaacaaccaacaccaacaagtCCAGCAGATCTCTGGAATTTATCTTGGCTGGTCGCCAAGAAAAAACCCACACCCACCTCCCTGGCATCTcggccccccttcccc is a window of Podospora pseudopauciseta strain CBS 411.78 chromosome 1, whole genome shotgun sequence DNA encoding:
- the cdc16 gene encoding CDC16 protein (BUSCO:EOG09263KVG; COG:U; EggNog:ENOG503NXS2), which produces MTLRDLKANPTEGLLSSTKETRTLSPMASLQAPVQLHSPPSPGSHRTLRRLQSAHSLGAKVAGQGSLITQQRLQQQQQQQQHIQHHPPTQQQHARILNPPPIPPRRHVNTTNRSPQRGRANSDAPITVPSPHTFGAAMTATRRSALNKRSPAADAMSLDKLLREGPPNGDIEGALESSRLKILDQGIKADSDGMSSLRIYVWLILLNAPVLETDSYLALIHRGASPAYSKIRNDTFRTLTTDPLFRRRVSEASLIRLLNAIAWKLHDARAERTREPSICSSSRQSLDQPNSRPGTGYGSGYDSNPTSPMSKHRARALTLTTEGSEASMPLDPGTYVQGMNVLAAPFLYAARSEAEAFIAFHQLLTKELPGYIRGAMDGVHKGLALVDKVLSIVDPKLSLYLLSKNLTAEIYAFPSVLTLCACTPPLPEVLRLWDFLFAYGPHLNILCIVAQLVMIRTKIMESPSPNKLLRSFPALQADQIKRTTLAIIKMIPDDVYSDIIAHAR